The following nucleotide sequence is from Gemmatimonadota bacterium.
GGCTCCTGAACTTCCCCGCCCGCGGACTGATGGACATCCAGGCCATCGTCATCCCGGGCGTCGGTGTGGCCGCCGCGCAGGCCGGCGTGGACCGCACGCGGGAGAACCAGACGCTGATCTACCGCGAGCTGCAGAAGGGCACGGCTCCGGAGCAGATCATCGACATGTTGTCGGAGGATCCCGACTTCCAGCGCCGCCAGTTCGGCATCATCGACCTGCAGGGCCGCTGCGCCGGGCACTCGGGCAGCGGGAACGGGCAGGCCTCGCTCTGGCAGGCGGACAGCATCCCGGAGCTGGGCATCACGTTCTCGGTCCAGGGCAACATCCTGGCCTCCGACGACGTGGTGCATCAGGCCGTGGCCGCCTTCAAGGCCGAGACGGGCTCGCTCGCGGACCGCGTGATGGCCGCGATGGAGGCGGCGGACGCCGCCGGTGGCGAT
It contains:
- a CDS encoding DUF1028 domain-containing protein gives rise to the protein MRRAGRGGLRAPRPHRFARTALLTAVASVLLPVSLSATWSVIAVDQRTGRVVIASATCVPQDRLLNFPARGLMDIQAIVIPGVGVAAAQAGVDRTRENQTLIYRELQKGTAPEQIIDMLSEDPDFQRRQFGIIDLQGRCAGHSGSGNGQASLWQADSIPELGITFSVQGNILASDDVVHQAVAAFKAETGSLADRVMAAMEAADAAGGDSRCTCTTDPVLEAPCTHKTSHVAYILGATPGDIPGASSEFFINVTDQDIQPQENANPVTTLRLRYERWKAAGGRF